AAGGACGTTGATGTGCGGGTCATGGCGACGCATCGCTTTGCGTTGGCCGACGCCCAGGCGGCTTTCGAACTCGTCGCCGACTATCGGGACGGCGTCGTAAAGGCGATGATCGATATCGGATAATACCCCATGAATACACACGATGCGTGCGAACGGTGCGTGACGATTGGGCTGGCGGGGATCGGCGGCTACGGCGAGTTTTACGCGCGGGAGCTGCTGGAGGGCGCGTCCCGGCATCGCGCGCGTTTGGCGGCGGCGGTCGATCCGGCTCCGGAACGGAGTTCGCTCTACGGCGCACTCGTGGCGGCAGGCATCCCGATTTATAGCAGCCTTGACGAGCTGTATGCGCGACAGACGCCCGATCTGCTGGTGCTGGCCACGCCCATCCCGCTCCATGCGCCGCAAGCGTGTCTCGCACTGGCCAGGGGGTCGAACGTTTTGTGCGAGAAACCAGCGGCCGCCACGGTGCAGGAGGCGCTGGCCATGCGCGAAGCCGAACAGCGATCCGGCGGCCGGTTTCTGGCCGTCGGCTTCCAGTGGTCGTTCTCCGAGGCGGTTCAGGCCTTGAAGGCGGACATCCTCACCGGGGCGCTGGGCAGGCCCTTGCGGCTGAAGACGATGGTGCAATGGCCGCGCACCTCGGCCTATTATGCGCGGAACCGCTGGGCCGGCAGAATCCGGGACGACTCCGGCGCGTGGGTGTATGACAGTCCGGTGAGCAACGCCACCGCCCATTACCTGCACAACATGCTCTATCTGCTCGGCGGCGACACCCATCAGAGCGCGACGATCCGATCCGTCGAGTCGGAATGCTACCGTGCCAACCCCATCGAAAACTTCGACACGGCCGGCGTGCGGATCATCACCGCGACCGGCGTCGAGATTCTGTTTCTGACGACCCATGCCTGCCCAGACGGCATCGGCCCCGTGTCGGTCTTTGAGTTCGAGAACGCCGAGGTGACCTATTCTCAGAATGGGGGTGAGACCTTCGAAGCCCGATTCGGTGATGGCCGGATTCGGAACTACGGCAACCCGAACGCGCAGCCGGACCGCAAGCTCTGGCGCTGCGTAGACGCAGCCCGTGACGGAACGCCGATTCCCTGTGGCATCGACGCCGCGCTGCCTCACTTGCTCTGCGTCCAGGCGGTGCAAGAGGCGGCAGACGGGATCCGTGATGTGCCCGCATCGGCTATCCGGCAGCGCGATGAGGGGGACGCCGGCACGCTGCGCTGGATCGACGGCATCGGGGAGGTCTTCGCACGGTGCTACGAGTGCCACGCGCTTCCCGGCGAACTGGGCGATGTTCTGTGGGGCCCACGATAACTGGCGACAGCTTGCAGGATCACCGGCTGCTGAGACTTGACTGGAGGCATGTCCCTTCTGAACCCTCTGAGACTAAAGCGATGACCTGTCCCTTATAAACCACATCGTCAAAAATTGACGGGTTTTAAGCGGGTTTTAAGCGATTTATTTGCAAATTACAAACGATATCGTATACTGCAAACTGTGAAACGCGGATGTCCTCAAGCTCGATCTGTCAGGGGATCGATTGCCCACGGGAAAGGAACACATGGAAGGCCAAACGGGAAAAGGGGAATGGATTTATGGACGGCGGCCGGTCGCCGAGGTCTTCAGGGCCGCGCGGCGGCATGTGCATGAGCTGCTGATGGTCGAAGAGGGGCGCGAGACGCCCGAGCTGGCGCAGCTCCGGGCCGCAGCGGCGCGCGCGGGCGCGTCGGTGCGAAAGGTGTCCCGGCGGGATCTGGATGACCTGACGCAGAACGGCCACCATCAGGGCGTGGCGGTGCGGACGGGCGGCTTCCCGTATGTCTGCGTGGAAGAGGTCGCCGGGCTGGTGGAAAAGCGCAAGGACGCGCTCGTGCTGATCCTGGACCATCTGGAGGATCCGCAGAACCTCGGCTCGCTGCTGCGCACCGCCGACGCGGCGGGGGTCCACGCCGTGGTGATTCCCGAAGACCGGGCGGTGGGCGTGACCCCGGCGGTGGTGCGGGCCTCGGCCGGCGCCTCCGAGCACATGCGCGTGGCCCGCGTGGTCAATCTGGTGCGCGCCATGGAGCTGCTCAAGAAGGCCGGGCTGTGGACGGTCGGCCTCGACATGGAGGGCGACGACGTGCGCCCCTACACCGCGATCGATTTCAAGGATCGGATCGGCATTGTCATCGGCAGCGAGGGGCACGGGCTCAAACGGCTGACGCGCGAGACGTGCGACTTCATCGCCCGCCTCCCCATGGCCGGTCAGGTCGCCTCGCTCAATGCGGCCGTGGCCGGCGCGGTCTGCCTCTACGAAGCCGTCCGGCAGCGGCAGTAACCGAGAGGCTCTTGCAAAACCTCCTGCGTCGGTTGTGCAAGCGCCGTATTCAGAAGTCAGAAGTCAGTATTCAGAATTGGAACCCTCTCACAGGCAGCGTGTTCTACTATTCTGAATCCTGTCTTCCGTATTCTGACTTCGCTCATGCAAACACCTCGAAGGGGTTTTGCAAGAGCCTCCCGACTCAGCCGCCGCGCGCCGCGTTGCGGGCTTCGAGCGCGGCGCGGAGCGCGACGAGGTCGTGCGCGGGCGCGACTCCAGACGTGACGGCGGCGCTGGCGACGGCGTGCGAGATCTCGACGAACAGCCGGCGGTCGAACGGCTTGGGGATGATGTAGGCCGGGCTGAATTCCAGGCGCTCGGCCGGGTAGAGGGCGCGCACCGCTTCGGGGACGGGCTGCCGCGCGAGCGCGGC
The sequence above is a segment of the Lentisphaerota bacterium genome. Coding sequences within it:
- a CDS encoding Gfo/Idh/MocA family oxidoreductase, coding for MNTHDACERCVTIGLAGIGGYGEFYARELLEGASRHRARLAAAVDPAPERSSLYGALVAAGIPIYSSLDELYARQTPDLLVLATPIPLHAPQACLALARGSNVLCEKPAAATVQEALAMREAEQRSGGRFLAVGFQWSFSEAVQALKADILTGALGRPLRLKTMVQWPRTSAYYARNRWAGRIRDDSGAWVYDSPVSNATAHYLHNMLYLLGGDTHQSATIRSVESECYRANPIENFDTAGVRIITATGVEILFLTTHACPDGIGPVSVFEFENAEVTYSQNGGETFEARFGDGRIRNYGNPNAQPDRKLWRCVDAARDGTPIPCGIDAALPHLLCVQAVQEAADGIRDVPASAIRQRDEGDAGTLRWIDGIGEVFARCYECHALPGELGDVLWGPR
- the rlmB gene encoding 23S rRNA (guanosine(2251)-2'-O)-methyltransferase RlmB, coding for MEGQTGKGEWIYGRRPVAEVFRAARRHVHELLMVEEGRETPELAQLRAAAARAGASVRKVSRRDLDDLTQNGHHQGVAVRTGGFPYVCVEEVAGLVEKRKDALVLILDHLEDPQNLGSLLRTADAAGVHAVVIPEDRAVGVTPAVVRASAGASEHMRVARVVNLVRAMELLKKAGLWTVGLDMEGDDVRPYTAIDFKDRIGIVIGSEGHGLKRLTRETCDFIARLPMAGQVASLNAAVAGAVCLYEAVRQRQ